A window of Pomacea canaliculata isolate SZHN2017 linkage group LG3, ASM307304v1, whole genome shotgun sequence contains these coding sequences:
- the LOC112559768 gene encoding uncharacterized protein LOC112559768 isoform X1: MLVAIVMLRPRPQPPVCKNQMNIPVQSLGFSSSSFLDRSLFDDCGAATRRSEVTGREACHDRWLSGTDAVRPCSPTDTKSDRTLLPKLAPVLEQGQGVAHANDLDDEKARWSSVMIRKEMKRGKPRRPENDRSTSTNKTVNLPILSLSTWGSVTGKRRRKKSKHEMWTVTQLPVLAAPGETESGRNPAVNTLDVRSIYGKQSKTLNVKPGLPGEGTIVLPPLTLSRPWGQVQAGTVDDSLRRKQPVRQDTSRTPPGKKWDSMSSLDDSRTFVNKKRRQQRLVLSEVIFDAGGGAWENHRHPVSCLTTDHAATAAHYCDVLGRRFCHRCTEWVEKLVGQSYGARLVGHSYEARPVGQSYGARPVGLSYEARPVGQSYEARLVGQSYGARSVGHSYEARPVGQSHRPSRLMRLASKSPTPTWVSDRELSFTGVRKVIITKATKIT; the protein is encoded by the coding sequence ATGCTGGTAGCAATCGTGATGTTAAGGCCTCGTCCACAGCCTCCGGTGTGTAAGAACCAGATGAACATCCCGGTTCAGTCCTTGGGTTTTTCATCCTCAAGCTTCTTAGACAGAAGTCTCTTCGATGACTGCGGAGCCGCCACCAGAAGGTCTGAAGTCACTGGAAGAGAAGCTTGTCATGACAGATGGCTGAGTGGTACAGATGCTGTCCGTCCGTGTTCTCCGACGGACACCAAGAGTGACAGGACACTTCTACCCAAACTCGCTCCCGTTCTTGAGCAAGGACAAGGCGTGGCACATGCCAACGACCTCGACGACGAGAAAGCGCGTTGGTCATCGGTGATgattagaaaagaaatgaagcgAGGAAAGCCTCGCCGTCCAGAGAACGACAGAAGTACCAGCACCAACAAAACTGTTAACTTGCCGATCCTGTCCTTGTCCACGTGGGGTTCAGTGACCGGGAAGAGAAGGCGAAAGAAGTCAAAGCACGAAATGTGGACAGTGACGCAACTTCCGGTTCTGGCTGCACCCGGTGAGACGGAGTCTGGGAGGAACCCTGCAGTCAACACCCTGGATGTGAGATCTATTTACGGCAAACAGTCGAAGACACTGAACGTCAAACCTGGCTTGCCTGGCGAGGGGACGATCGTGTTGCCCCCTCTCACCCTCTCACGACCCTGGGGTCAGGTTCAAGCGGGGACAGTCGACGACAGTTTGAGGAGGAAGCAGCCAGTTCGGCAGGACACCAGTCGCACTCCCCCCGGAAAGAAGTGGGACTCGATGTCCTCGCTTGACGATTCTAGAACTTTTGTCAACAAGAAGCGGCGCCAACAACGGTTGGTGCTGTCAGAGGTCATCTTTGACGCTGGCGGTGGTGCGTGGGAAAACCATCGGCATCCGGTCAGCTGCCTGACGACTGACCACGCGGCTACCGCAGCCCACTACTGTGACGTGCTGGGCCGGCGATTCTGTCACCGCTGCACGGAGTGGGTGGAGAAGCTTGTGGGCCAGTCGTACGGGGCTAGACTTGTGGGCCACTCATACGAGGCTAGACCTGTGGGCCAGTCGTACGGGGCGAGACCTGTGGGCCTGTCATACGAGGCTAGACCTGTGGGCCAGTCGTACGAGGCAAGACTTGTGGGCCAGTCGTACGGGGCTAGAAGTGTGGGCCACTCATACGAGGCTAGACCTGTGGGCCAGTCGCACAGACCGAGCAGGCTGATGAGGTTGGCCAGCAAGTCACCAACTCCGACGTGGGTCTCTGACCGAGAGCTTTCGTTTACAGGTGTGAGGAAGGTGATCATCACCAAGGCAacgaaaataacatga
- the LOC112560912 gene encoding remodeling and spacing factor 1-like translates to MDEIQSWWEVPSIAHFCSLFRAAFDLSDFDIEDLEESLLAGESEGSFLLIDLISRLLGGCYCRNDIGPDNYELYLKDIFRQRLEVELGQSNPLASKTFFQLSIRQRVEVVQQLCDFRLDAEDVFDLLKGLGGESMRVEPLGTDSNGALYWYFYGTRLYKEDSRPTMDKKKERRAKKPLEKTSLSKKSKKVSVGGSRGTKELSAARHGTPRSARLKARMESEEKQSEDEDDKDEEGEDNEGKKYYYDDDESVDETLSELVKKINADEQDNSAPRTKPRAARFRVELQKAEPEENDEDGMENIDGGNDVHYTNIDESDDDEFEDDEDACEREDDSDFDYSERKGVQKRKRRRKKTSKPKATKVTKTPPPKTSTIFRNPPKSARLRAKYGHMIVSEDSKDSTLSHDDEKSSESSRLTSRSDGPLARSGRYKRRRIDHTVVEKTRQAGETDASQEATTKEKHDVAESETGAEKQSRFESEEPSSADVLDKSQSYTKLKERTQEDLRCGHALEFVAKKEAGENEDSCGMEISCETSQMHREWSELECTLPSAVPSNNKVKSEMETFNGKEAHCLEGNEVEGNKSKHGDPSSICSFNNKQSPEANQVTEETALNELKAADHTAASCEAEQCEDSNDYQQTPPQSEQTLTKNEARTTVGTETKGEDADIESINGRENGVDLVLDGAQNKMAIDVSEESVQMCGEKRQLKTEVQQENLGVTDGVIMKPDTKGASREGELKHFKVENNSGTEPDGDISKYERASLIDVDIHEKSEIKSEGEEEIKMEDNNDSGKEEMSDALSDREDNQVKRSKELEIEKKPRKAGKLLVFEKEDSRDSSSDSRKEQSTLWKPRTASGASQKTGWHLICEVVEDWQYLADIFKDSQVRCEKNLLRTICNDFLPEIPAIQEEKEKERRRREVEFAPRRTSSRLLSKKKGREEAEKILQEAAVEEERQRQLEEEDRKRRMEEEKLEEQRRLQEERERAREERAKRVMLREERARLIAEGKEIPPELMNGSKPLDSQGSDDQVMEEEVVAKLHKVIASCMRHDEAWPFVEPVEEAYAPGYFDVVKIPMNLTEMENKLSSGRYSSKEQLGTDMDLLVANCEAYNGVDSDFTLMAKNLRKAFERSMRRMFPIMRPRCRDDDEEYVFSEKQTEKIVPKKFRVRREASRRAQDYIGEALSDANSDDSLSHLETTTITWRPAGSNRTYTRVQFKGYPDSGYITIQPATKTSTAATPSPSRGTTMLDSSRRQVTISTPPTRCTYASSHGQVIGPCLRSPSSQNLRDMPPVLTPETSVSKDSTSAEGSEVAPPPTWSYRRELNTDGTESDKEPPKLRRMVPSPSLLKDQELQKRTVSETAGFVSVNHPKQLLQPNQQATSQSQTVLSSKGGVTHVTLGMHHSGGTVFPAQPAQAAPGAAAGGAQARVVHISREDYQRLLAQNKIQVLRPGPGGQGQIIRLQAGLQLITQRPKLPVAGAPPSIAARPAVPTTSAAAEGSVTVMSAVSPTAGASDPLRSVLPLQTSPLENAVASCSAATTTASCTLQTPVTTVAGLSSSSSSDRQCGSAAEAACVSQKNKSLPASVQPCVESTEGLHGNSPSTSERTDLLGALQPSSPTTSESESPGDSQATSLQKMSDSRQTSSFDVKCKLDNPENRKAAKEFELVAGGEKSEESQIKKCDPDIQMEELTDSQTKDMCRNIQQLRESSSSKISEEIHKTVKNRDVEPKIDISFKELAKRKQEFSEQEVPVSKLAKTSHLSDPVSGSNQELETAISSDPAQISCLSEEEVTAISKNKKEQDDHKTQQHETSPSSSEQSDKNSRPNIKKFSLSGLSSQLAMAMAEKRRRSSQSMSDQPVQDMKTSPSQKVALSSETELLPPLLNQEVAAEKCSTKTCQSACESKHRANEQTKRSEADVDLLGPPNLEPVQDSTMSGATMAPLLDSVTKSCGLFESLGNSLVASDVLQSPQKVSEVPSRCNIQGTGVKNRSPLKHPDDNIFQRMMDLSNIEIKEDDLLLPSTPSDIKGAGSNDKTM, encoded by the exons GGGCTTGGAGGAGAAAGTATGCGTGTGGAACCACTTGGAACTGATAGTAATGGTGCCTTATACTGGTATTTTTATGGCACACGTTTGTACAAAGAAGACTCAAGACCCACTATGGATAAGAAAAAaga GAGAAGAGCCAAGAAACCACTTGAGAAAACAAGTTTATCAAAAAAATCTAAGAAAGTCAGCGTTGGTGGTAGTCGTGGTACTAAGGAACTTTCTGCTgccagacatggtacccccagATCAGCACGACTTAAAGCCAGAATGGAATCAGAAGAGAAACAgtcagaagatgaagatgataaagatgaagaaGGAGAAGACAATGAAGGGAAGAAATAttactatgatgatgatgaatctgTTGATGAAACCCTGAGTGAACTGGTGAAAAAGATTAACGCCGATGAACAGGATAATTCAGCCCCCCGAACTAAACCACGGGCTGCAAGATTCCGGGTTGAGTTGCAAAAAGCTGAACCAGaggaaaatgatgaagatggcATGGAGAATATTGATGGTGGTAATGATGTTCATTACACCAACATTGATGAAtccgatgatgatgaatttgaGGATGATGAAGATGCTTGTGAAAGAGAGGATGATTCTGACTTTGACTACTCAGAGAGAAAAGGTGTGCAAAAGAGGAagcgaaggagaaaaaaaactagcaaaCCTAAAGCCACAAAAGTAACTAAAACACCACCACCCAAGACATCCACAATTTTTCGAAATCCCCCAAAATCAGCTCGACTCAGAGCCAAGTATGGTCACATGATAGTTAGCGAAGACAGCAAAGATAGCACATTGTCacatgatgatgaaaagtcATCAGAATCCAGTCGGCTTACAAGCAGATCAGATGGTCCTTTGGCCAGATCTGGGCGTTACAAGAGGAGAAGAATTGACCATACTGTAGTTGAAAAGACCAGGCAGGCTGGGGAAACAGATGCCTCACAGGAAGCAACAACTAAGGAGAAGCATGATGTTGCAGAGTCTGAGACAGGTGCAGAAAAGCAGAGTAGGTTTGAGTCTGAGGAACCGTCCTCAGCAGATGTCTTGGATAAATCACAATCTTATACCAAGCTGAAGGAGAGGACACAAGAAGATCTGAGATGTGGTCATGCATTGGAGTTTGTGGCCAAGAAAGAAGCAGGGGAAAACGAAGATTCTTGTGGCATGGAAATCTCTTGTGAGACTTCCCAGATGCATAGAGAGTGGTCAGAGCTTGAGTGTACCTTGCCATCTGCTGTTCCAAGTAATAACAAAGTCAAGTCAGAAATGGAAACTTTCAATGGGAAAGAAGCACATTGTCTAGAAGGAAATGAGGTTGAAGGAAACAAGAGTAAACATGGAGACCCTTCCAGTATTTGCAG ctttaacaacaaacaaagcccAGAGGCAAACCAAGTAACAGAGGAAACAGCATTGAATGAGCTGAAGGCAGCTGATCATACAGCAGCTTCTTGTGAGGCAGAGCAGTGTGAAGACAGTAATGATTACCAACAGACACCCCCTCAGTCAGAACagacattaacaaaaaatgaaGCAAGAACAACGGTGGGCACTGAAACTAAAGGAGAGGATGCTGACATTGAGAGCATAAATGGAAGGGAAAATGGGGTTGATTTGGTGCTGGATGGAGCGCAGAACAAAATGGCTATAGACGTAAGTGAGGAGTCTGTTCAGATGTGTGGAGAGAAAAGGCAACTAAAGACTGAAGTACAACAGGAAAATCTTGGGGTGACAGATGGTGTCATCATGAAGCCAGACACAAAGGGTGCATCAAGAGAAGGAGAACTAAAACACTTCAAAGTAGAAAACAACAGTGGCACTGAGCCAGATGGAGATATAAGCAAGTATGAAAGAGCTTCTTTAATTGATGTAGACATCCAtgaaaaatcagaaataaaaagtgaaggGGAAGAGGAGATAAAAATGGAAGACAACAATGACAGTGGCAAAGAGGAGATGAGTGATGCTTTATCAGACAGAGAGGACAACCAAGTAAAAAGGTCAAAGGAATTGGAGATCGAAAAGAAGCCTAGAAAAGCAGGAAAATTACTGGTGTTTGAGAAAGAAGACAGCAGGGATTCATCATCAGACAGCAGAAAAGAGCAGAGCACATTATGGAAGCCAAGGACAGCATCTGGGGCCAGCCAGAAGACTGGCTGGCATCTTATATGTGAAGTAGTTGAAGACTGGCAATATCTGGCAGACATCTTCAAAGACAGTCAAGTGCGCTGTGAAAAGAATCTGTTGAGGACTATCTGTAATGATTTTCTACCAGAAATCCCAGCCATTCAGGAGGAGAAG GAAAAAGAGCGCAGACGAAGAGAGGTTGAGTTTGCACCTAGACGCACGTCTAGTCGActactttcaaagaaaaaaggcaGAGAAGAAGCT GAGAAGATCCTGCAGGAAGCAGCTGTTGAAGAGGAGCGCCAGAGACAGCTGGAGGAAGAGGACAGGAAAAGGCGtatggaagaagaaaaactggaaGAGCAGCGTCGTCTGCAGGAAGAACGTGAACGTGCTCGTGAAG aGCGTGCAAAGCGTGTAATGCTGCGAGAAGAGAGAGCTCGACTGATTgcagaaggaaaagaaatacCTCCGGAACTTATGAATGGGTCAAAACCACTTGACAG TCAAGGGTCAGATGATCAAGTCATGGAAGAAGAAGTTGTGGCCAAGTTACACAAAG TTATTGCTTCTTGTATGAGGCATGATGAGGCTTGGCCCTTTGTGGAACCAGTGGAGGAAGCATATGCACCTGGCTATTTTGATGTAGTGAAG ATTCCTATGAATCTAACAGAGATGGAAAACAAACTTAGTTCTGGCCGATATTCAAGCAAAGAACAGCTTGGTACAGACATGGACCTTCTTGTGGCTAACTGTGAAGCTTACAATGGTGTAGACAGTG ATTTTACTCTTATGGCTAAAAACTTGCGTAAAGCATTTGAGAGATCTATGCGACGCATGTTCCCTATTATGCGACCCCGCTGtcgagatgatgatgaggaatATGTCTTCAgtgaaaagcaaacagaaaaaattgttCCGAAAAAATTCCGAGTCAGGCGTGAAGCCAGTAGACGTGCACAAGATTACATAGGCGAAGCTCTTTCTGATGCT AATTCTGATGACAGTCTCTCCCACTTGGAAACAACCACTATTACATGGAGACCTGCAGGCTCAAATCGCACTTACACTCGGGTACAGTTCAAGGGGTATCCTGATTCAGGGTATATCACGATTCAACCAGCAACAAAAACTAGCACTGCAGCCACTCCTTCTCCTTCACGTGGTACTACTATGTTGGACTCTTCCAGACGTCAGGTGACAATCAGTACACCCCCTACGCGCTGCACATATGCCTCCAGTCATGGACAGGTAATTGGGCCATGCCTCAGGTCCCCCTCGAGCCAGAACCTGCGTGACATGCCTCCTGTTCTTACACCAGAAACCTCTGTTTCCAAGGACAGCACATCTGCAGAGGGCAGTGAAGTTGCACCTCCACCGACTTGGAGTTACAGGAGGGAGTTGAACACTGATGGAACAGAGAGTGACAAAGAGCCACCCAAGCTGCGGCGTATGGTACCCAGTCCCAGTCTGCTAAAAGATCAAGAACTTCAAAAAAGGACAGTGTCTGAGACAGCAGGATTTGTGTCAGTGAACCACCCCAAACAGCTGCTGCAGCCAAATCAGCAGGCCACCAGTCAGTCTCAAACTGTCCTGTCCAGCAAAGGGGGTGTAACCCATGTGACACTGGGCATGCATCATAGTGGCGGCACTGTGTTTCCTGCACAGCCAGCGCAAGCAGCACCTGGTGCTGCAGCTGGAGGTGCACAGGCCCGCGTAGTGCACATCTCGCGGGAGGACTACCAACGTCTCCTGGCACAGAATAAGATCCAGGTGTTGAGACCTGGGCCAGGAGGGCAGGGCCAGATCATTCGACTGCAGGCAGGCCTTCAGCTGATCACCCAGAGACCTAAATTACCTGTTGCTGGTGCACCACCCAGCATTGCTGCAAGGCCAGCAGTGCCCACAACTAGTGCTGCTGCAGAAGGATCAGTGACTGTGATGTCTGCTGTCTCACCAACAGCTGGGGCATCTGATCCTTTGAGAAGTGTGTTGCCATTACAGACTTCACCGCTTGAAAATGCTGTGGCCTCCTGCTCAGCTGCCACAACAACAGCCAGCTGCACTTTGCAGACCCCAGTGACTACTGTTGCTGGTCTgtcctcttcatcatcttctgATCGGCAGTGTGGTTCAGCTGCTGAAGCAGCTTGTGTGTCTCAAAAGAATAAGTCGCTGCCAGCCTCAGTTCAACCATGTGTAGAAAGCACTGAGGGATTGCATGGCAATAGCCCTTCCACCAGTGAAAGGACAGATCTGTTGGGTGCTCTGCAGCCTTCTTCACCTACAACCAGTGAGAGTGAATCACCTGGAGATTCTCAGGCCACGAGTCTGCAGAAGATGTCAGATTCAAGACAGACATCATCTTTTGATGTGAAATGTAAGCTTGATAACCCAGAGAATAGGAAAGCTGCTAAGGAATTTGAGCTGGTGGCAGGTGGTGAGAAGTCTGAAGAAAGCCAGATCAAGAAGTGTGACCCTGATATACAAATGGAGGAATTAACTGATTCTCAGACAAAAGATATGTGcagaaacattcaacagctgAGAGAGAGCAGTTCCAGTAAAATTAGTGAAGAGATTCATAAGACAGTCAAGAATAGAGACGTTGAACCAAAGATAGATATCTCATTTAAAGAGCTTGCAAAACGAAAGCAAGAATTTTCAGAACAAGAGGTGCCTGTCTCAAAATTAGCAAAGACATCTCATTTGTCCGACCCAGTTTCGGGATCAAACCAGGAGTTGGAAACTGCTATTTCCTCTGATCCAGCACAGATAAGTTGTTTGTCAGAGGAGGAAGTGACAgcaataagtaaaaataagaaagagcaGGATGATCACAAGACACAACAGCACGAAACATCTCCATCCTCATCTGAACAGTCTGATAAAAACTCTAGACCAAACATAAAGAAGTTCTCTCTTTCTGGGCTGTCCTCCCAATTAGCTATGGCAATGGCTGAAAAACGCAGGCGATCTTCACAATCCATGTCTGATCAGCCTGTTCAAGACATGAAGACCTCACCTTCACAAAAGGTTGCTTTGAGCAGTGAGACCGAACTCCTTCCTCCCCTTCTGAATCAAGAAGTTGCTGCTGAGAAATGCTCAACCAAGACTTGTCAGAGTGCTTGTGAAAGTAAGCACAGAGCAAACGAACAGACAAAGAGGTCAGAGGCAGATGTGGATTTGCTGGGACCACCTAACCTGGAGCCAGTGCAAGACAGTACCATGTCTGGAGCTACCATGGCTCCACTCTTGGACTCTGTTACAAAAAGCTGTGGACTGTTTGAATCATTGGGTAATTCATTGGTGGCTAGTGATGTCCTACAGTCTCCCCAGAAAGTGTCAGAGGTACCCTCCCGGTGTAACATTCAAGGGACAGGTGTGAAGAACAGATCACCTTTGAAACACCCAGATGATAATATATTCCAGAGAATGATGGACTTGAGCAACATTGAGATAAAGGAAGATGATTTGTTGCTGCCAAGCACCCCAAGTGATATCAAG GGTGCTGGAAGTAACGATAAAACAATGTGA